The Oncorhynchus nerka isolate Pitt River linkage group LG12, Oner_Uvic_2.0, whole genome shotgun sequence genome contains the following window.
CAACAAGTACAACGATGGAGAAGATGGAGGACGAGGCCTCAAGCTGGAGATCGACAACAACCAGATCAACAGGCTTCACGCCGTGCCCGCCAACccagagagggggcaggggagggggCAGGGAGTCAAGCCTTGGGcaggggagggtggtggtggtggtaggggtctGTATATCCTCCATCCAGAGGGCCAGGTTCCAAGACGAGATCCATCTAAGGGCCCCAGCCAAGTTCCAATCTACCCTAACACACTCTCCCTGGATCATAGTCACCATCTGACACATTTGGGTGACAATGACTCCCACAAGATTAGGATGTTCCAAAATAGCTCGGACCCCTCCTGGCCCGGTGTGGGGTGCTACACCTCGTTGACGGATGAGCTGGATGAGGGGGTGGGGGGCACACCTGAGTACCTGTGTGACACAGGGGATGAGGAGAGCGTCCTGTCTGCGGATATTCCAACTAGTACAACTAGCCTGTCCTCGGCAGACACGAAGGATGATAGGAGGGCGCCG
Protein-coding sequences here:
- the LOC115138213 gene encoding uncharacterized protein LOC115138213; this translates as MGCQCCKMIKRNRDPAESSLYQPHHLPADGGDQSNNKQKQDFHNLGFSNSNKYNDGEDGGRGLKLEIDNNQINRLHAVPANPERGQGRGQGVKPWAGEGGGGGRGLYILHPEGQVPRRDPSKGPSQVPIYPNTLSLDHSHHLTHLGDNDSHKIRMFQNSSDPSWPGVGCYTSLTDELDEGVGGTPEYLCDTGDEESVLSADIPTSTTSLSSADTKDDRRAPDATTVENGIRISVTKSEDEGREEDDVYHITDSMVAEALAALDAATAGEDYED